The Flavobacterium commune genome contains a region encoding:
- a CDS encoding DUF4240 domain-containing protein gives MRPYNFFLCFFLMVSGINYSQNAKTNPAVTELQTSTDSIEAAPKINLDSIQFAPSSEMLDEESYWGIIEKSLKETSNQEDQEIFLTAELEKLSPKEMIGFRLRTDKLLFDSYTSNLWCANYIISNGTADEGFDYFRCWLISRGKEAYYKTQETPDYLVNLVGNEPHAYDFEGFWYVANNAFKNLTNKEAEAYIDYENFQTTDEHYPILEFNWNVDEPKTMEKVCPVLFKKFWKK, from the coding sequence ATGAGACCATATAACTTCTTTTTGTGTTTTTTTCTAATGGTATCAGGGATTAATTATAGTCAAAATGCTAAAACTAATCCTGCTGTGACTGAATTGCAAACAAGTACTGATTCTATTGAAGCGGCTCCTAAAATCAATTTAGATTCGATTCAATTTGCACCCTCATCTGAAATGCTGGACGAAGAAAGCTATTGGGGAATTATAGAAAAATCATTGAAAGAAACCAGTAATCAGGAAGATCAGGAAATTTTTCTTACAGCTGAATTAGAAAAACTTTCTCCAAAGGAAATGATTGGTTTTCGCCTGAGAACAGATAAACTTTTGTTTGATTCTTATACTTCTAATTTGTGGTGTGCTAATTATATTATTAGTAACGGAACAGCCGATGAAGGTTTTGATTATTTCAGATGTTGGTTGATTTCAAGAGGTAAAGAAGCTTACTACAAAACACAGGAAACCCCTGATTATTTAGTTAATTTGGTTGGAAACGAACCTCATGCGTATGATTTTGAAGGTTTTTGGTATGTAGCCAATAATGCTTTTAAAAACCTGACCAACAAAGAAGCTGAAGCTTACATTGACTACGAAAATTTTCAAACAACCGACGAACATTATCCAATATTAGAATTCAACTGGAATGTTGATGAACCTAAAACAATGGAAAAAGTTTGTCCTGTTTTGTTTAAAAAATTCTGGAAAAAATAA
- a CDS encoding LLM class flavin-dependent oxidoreductase yields MTSNKLSQIKISVLDLAIVRDGGNASDTFKNSLALAQQAEKWGYERFWLAEHHNMKGIASTATVVLIGHIAAGTSRLRVGSGGIMLPNHAPLIVAEQFGTLATLFPDRIDLGLGRAPGTDQFTAAALKRDEHAAMEFPANVEELQRYLSEGNKNGRVRAFPGEGLNIPIWILGSSTESAYLAASLGLPYAFASHFAPAHLHNALAIYRRNFIPSEQLAAPYVIACVNVIAADTDKEAERLATSFKKLFLGIITGNRQQLKEPVEPDEDFMDPMEEAALQQMIKYTFIGGPEKVKTELEHFIEITQIDELMVTTAVYEHEARLHSYEILAQLNKE; encoded by the coding sequence ATGACTAGCAATAAACTTTCACAAATAAAAATATCCGTTCTTGATTTAGCCATAGTTAGAGACGGAGGAAACGCAAGCGATACTTTTAAAAACAGTTTGGCATTAGCCCAACAGGCAGAAAAGTGGGGCTATGAACGATTTTGGCTGGCTGAACATCACAATATGAAAGGCATTGCAAGCACCGCTACAGTAGTTTTGATTGGACATATTGCTGCTGGAACTTCCAGGCTAAGAGTGGGTTCTGGAGGAATTATGCTTCCTAATCATGCTCCTTTAATTGTGGCGGAACAATTTGGCACCTTGGCAACTCTTTTTCCTGACCGCATCGATTTAGGTTTAGGACGCGCTCCGGGAACCGATCAATTTACGGCTGCAGCCTTAAAAAGGGACGAACATGCCGCAATGGAATTCCCTGCTAATGTAGAAGAATTGCAGCGTTATTTGTCAGAAGGGAATAAAAACGGAAGAGTAAGGGCTTTCCCGGGAGAAGGATTGAATATCCCAATCTGGATTCTGGGTTCGAGCACCGAAAGTGCTTATTTAGCAGCTTCTTTGGGCTTACCTTATGCCTTTGCGAGTCATTTTGCTCCGGCTCATTTGCATAATGCTTTGGCTATTTACAGAAGAAATTTTATTCCTTCAGAACAATTAGCAGCACCTTATGTAATTGCCTGTGTGAATGTAATTGCTGCCGATACTGATAAGGAAGCCGAGCGATTAGCTACTTCGTTTAAAAAATTATTTTTGGGCATTATAACCGGAAACAGGCAACAGCTAAAAGAACCCGTTGAACCCGATGAAGATTTTATGGATCCGATGGAAGAGGCTGCTTTACAACAAATGATCAAATATACTTTTATTGGTGGACCAGAAAAAGTAAAAACGGAATTGGAACATTTTATCGAAATTACCCAAATTGACGAATTAATGGTAACAACTGCCGTCTATGAACATGAAGCGAGATTGCATTCCTATGAAATTTTAGCACAATTGAATAAAGAGTAA
- a CDS encoding DNA polymerase III subunit epsilon, translating to MLDWLKHINKEYPEFWNDYLAKFSKKSKRYVILSTDATGNSTEKDVITFISAFAVEDDAVLIKDSFETILLQYRFLHDNHLSNEYIIESRLLKLSEPEALKSFIEYLGNAIIVGHQVQSSVAMINATLERLECGKLRNEALDIDIMHRKLNEITDDKELSLEELADFYKIQPTPADTTTEKAYKIALLFLKLKFKLGLK from the coding sequence ATGTTAGACTGGTTAAAACATATAAATAAGGAATATCCTGAATTTTGGAATGATTATTTGGCTAAATTTTCGAAAAAATCCAAGCGATACGTAATTCTATCTACTGACGCAACAGGAAATTCAACTGAAAAAGACGTGATAACATTTATAAGTGCTTTTGCAGTTGAAGATGATGCTGTTTTAATCAAAGATAGTTTTGAAACAATATTATTGCAGTACCGTTTTTTGCATGATAATCATCTTTCAAACGAGTACATCATCGAAAGCAGATTGCTTAAATTATCTGAACCCGAAGCTCTGAAAAGTTTTATAGAATATCTGGGTAATGCAATTATTGTAGGTCATCAGGTGCAATCAAGTGTTGCTATGATTAACGCTACCTTAGAAAGACTAGAATGTGGAAAATTGCGTAATGAAGCCTTAGATATTGACATTATGCACCGAAAACTCAACGAAATTACCGATGACAAAGAATTGTCTCTGGAAGAACTTGCTGATTTTTACAAAATTCAACCCACACCTGCTGATACAACCACTGAAAAAGCCTATAAAATTGCTTTACTCTTTTTGAAATTAAAATTCAAACTGGGATTGAAATAA
- a CDS encoding M1 family metallopeptidase encodes MKNICLFVFISFFISNGIKAQSLLGNQTTSFTKQDSLRGSITKERFWWDLKQYRLDIKINPLDSTITGSNTIKYQVLREYNVIHLDLQKPLEISKVIQDGVALKYRREGNVFWIDLVASQKEGAIKELTVFYGGKPKVAVNPPWDGGISWKKDSNGKPFIASSCQGLGASVWWPNKDHMYDEVEDMYISVNVPSDLMDVSNGRLLSVKKKKDGTKTYNWYVSNPINNYGVNINIGDYVSFSEKYKGEKGILDCSYYVLRNNLAKAKKQFKEVPRMLKAFEYWFGPYPFYKDGYKLVEVPYLGMEHQSSVTYGNGFQNGYLGHDLSNTGWGLKFDFIIVHESGHEWFANNITYKDVADMWIHESFTNYSESLFLEYYYGKKAGSEYVIGTRSGIKNDIPIIGTYNVNQEGSVDMYSKGGNMLHTLRQILNDDKKWRRILRGLNSTFYHQTVTTKQIEDYLSEEVGMDLNPFFNQYLRDVKIPKLEYYFKDNQFFYHWTNCVPEFNMPIKVSIDNVEKWLKPETNWKTEDNNSQNSKLVIDPNFYVVEMNITK; translated from the coding sequence ATGAAAAATATTTGTCTTTTTGTTTTTATATCATTCTTTATTTCGAATGGAATAAAAGCACAATCACTTTTGGGTAACCAAACAACTTCGTTTACTAAGCAAGATAGTTTGCGCGGAAGTATCACTAAAGAAAGATTCTGGTGGGATTTAAAACAGTATCGTTTAGATATAAAAATCAATCCTTTAGATAGCACAATTACAGGCTCTAATACTATTAAATATCAAGTGTTACGAGAATATAATGTAATACATCTTGATTTGCAAAAACCATTAGAAATCAGTAAAGTTATTCAGGATGGTGTAGCTTTAAAATACAGACGTGAAGGCAATGTTTTTTGGATTGATTTAGTCGCTTCTCAAAAAGAGGGTGCTATAAAAGAACTTACGGTTTTTTATGGAGGTAAACCTAAAGTTGCTGTTAATCCGCCTTGGGATGGTGGAATTAGCTGGAAAAAAGACAGCAACGGAAAACCCTTTATTGCTTCTTCCTGTCAGGGATTAGGAGCTAGTGTTTGGTGGCCAAATAAAGATCACATGTATGATGAAGTGGAGGATATGTATATTAGTGTGAATGTTCCGTCTGATTTAATGGATGTTTCCAATGGTCGTTTGCTGAGTGTTAAAAAGAAAAAAGATGGCACGAAAACTTATAATTGGTATGTTTCTAATCCGATAAATAATTATGGAGTCAATATCAATATTGGAGATTATGTTTCGTTTTCAGAAAAATATAAAGGTGAAAAAGGCATTTTAGATTGCAGTTATTATGTTTTGAGAAATAATTTGGCGAAAGCCAAAAAACAATTTAAGGAAGTCCCTAGAATGTTAAAGGCTTTTGAATACTGGTTTGGTCCTTATCCTTTTTATAAAGATGGTTATAAATTGGTTGAAGTACCTTATTTAGGCATGGAACATCAAAGCTCGGTGACTTATGGCAATGGATTTCAAAATGGTTATTTAGGACATGATTTGAGTAATACAGGTTGGGGACTAAAATTTGATTTCATCATTGTTCATGAGTCAGGACACGAATGGTTTGCGAACAATATTACCTATAAAGATGTTGCAGATATGTGGATTCACGAGAGTTTTACAAACTATTCCGAAAGTCTTTTTCTGGAATATTATTACGGAAAAAAAGCCGGATCTGAATATGTTATAGGAACAAGAAGTGGTATTAAAAATGATATTCCTATCATTGGTACTTACAATGTGAATCAGGAGGGGTCAGTAGATATGTATTCGAAAGGAGGAAATATGCTTCATACTTTGCGCCAAATTTTAAATGATGACAAAAAATGGAGAAGAATTTTAAGAGGCTTAAACAGTACTTTTTACCATCAAACCGTTACCACAAAACAAATTGAAGATTATTTGAGTGAAGAAGTTGGAATGGATTTGAATCCATTTTTTAACCAGTATTTAAGGGACGTTAAAATACCTAAGTTAGAATATTATTTTAAAGACAATCAGTTTTTTTATCATTGGACAAATTGTGTTCCCGAATTTAATATGCCAATTAAAGTTAGTATTGATAATGTTGAAAAATGGTTAAAGCCTGAAACTAATTGGAAAACAGAAGATAATAACAGCCAAAATTCGAAATTAGTAATTGATCCTAATTTTTATGTTGTCGAAATGAATATTACAAAATAA
- a CDS encoding ATP-grasp domain-containing protein: MESAKSFVCISNYFKGTDFLIQLKKLGNTVYLVTSEKLREKPWPHDYIDEIFYMQGQDTEWNLEHLLLGVGSLMKLKNIDAIVALDDFDVEKATYLRENLRIDGMGQTTGRYFRDKLAMRMRAKSCGIPIPEFCSLFNDHDINTFADTISPPWVLKPRSEASASGIIKVFDKEMLWIHINEMGNNRFKYLLEQFKPGSVYHCDSLVLDRKNLFSLTSKYLATPMEITQGGGVFRSSNIPYDSEDDIEIKKVNEEVLKSFGLKNGAAHTEFIKCNEDGKIYFLETSSRVGGAHIAEMVEAASNINLWKEWATIEDALVKEKAYQLPKVKKEYAGIVLTLSKYQYPDLSSFSDPEVCYRVPLDYHAGLIVKSDKNERVLELLNNYVDRLIADYTVVVEQNKVTKLH; encoded by the coding sequence ATGGAAAGTGCTAAAAGCTTCGTTTGTATCTCAAATTATTTTAAAGGAACTGATTTTTTAATTCAGTTAAAAAAACTAGGTAATACGGTATATCTGGTAACTAGTGAAAAACTACGTGAGAAGCCTTGGCCACATGATTATATTGACGAAATTTTCTATATGCAGGGACAGGATACCGAATGGAATTTAGAGCATTTATTATTAGGTGTTGGCAGTTTGATGAAGTTAAAGAACATTGATGCTATAGTCGCTTTAGACGATTTCGATGTTGAAAAAGCTACTTACCTCAGAGAAAATCTCCGAATTGACGGAATGGGACAAACTACGGGACGTTATTTTAGGGATAAATTAGCGATGCGTATGAGAGCTAAAAGTTGCGGAATTCCAATTCCCGAATTTTGTTCTTTATTTAACGACCATGACATCAATACTTTTGCTGATACGATTTCACCTCCCTGGGTTTTAAAACCCCGTTCCGAAGCTTCTGCATCCGGAATTATAAAGGTTTTTGACAAAGAAATGCTATGGATTCATATTAATGAAATGGGCAATAACCGATTCAAATATTTATTGGAACAGTTTAAACCCGGTTCCGTTTATCATTGTGATAGTTTAGTTTTAGACCGTAAAAACCTGTTTAGTCTCACTTCAAAATATTTAGCTACACCAATGGAAATCACACAAGGTGGAGGTGTTTTTAGAAGTTCAAATATTCCGTATGATTCAGAAGATGATATTGAAATTAAAAAAGTGAATGAAGAAGTTTTAAAAAGCTTTGGTTTAAAAAATGGAGCGGCTCATACTGAATTTATAAAATGTAATGAAGATGGTAAAATCTATTTTCTGGAAACTTCTTCCCGTGTAGGTGGTGCTCATATTGCAGAAATGGTCGAAGCCGCTTCGAATATCAATCTTTGGAAAGAATGGGCAACTATCGAAGATGCTTTGGTTAAAGAAAAAGCATATCAGTTGCCAAAAGTAAAAAAAGAATACGCCGGTATCGTTTTGACTTTATCCAAATACCAATATCCTGATTTGTCTTCTTTCTCAGATCCCGAAGTTTGCTATAGAGTTCCATTAGATTATCATGCGGGATTAATAGTAAAATCGGATAAAAACGAAAGAGTTTTAGAGTTGCTCAATAATTATGTCGATCGCCTAATTGCCGATTATACCGTGGTTGTGGAACAAAACAAAGTGACCAAATTGCATTAA
- a CDS encoding alpha/beta hydrolase, protein MIFDKTHFSEDLIDTKIKTGLYIILTTDEDDSRPVYLSGNFNDWRTQDKEFMMEKVGVGLYHYKFTHDFNYPETLLYKFTKGDWSDVEIGINEERTENRSTTKHTGIQNEHVYKWRRNWLPFKPNFLPQIQLISDEFEIPQLNTTRKIWALLPHDYDASEESYPVMYLQDAQNLFNENAEYGNWEIDKKLAVMSEYKVGKIIVIAVEHAEEDRIKEYNVGKTLLGKGQGKKYIQFLVETLKPYVDNNFRTKKEREFTGIGGSSMGALVSIFSGLRYPEVFGKLMIFSPSLWVNPKIKVKDAENSGDTKIYLYAGGDESATMIEHVETFKTRILENEFVNDKMKINLSINKLGKHNETYWSDEFPKAIEWLFFNTK, encoded by the coding sequence ATGATTTTTGATAAAACTCATTTTTCAGAAGATTTAATCGATACTAAAATAAAAACAGGACTATACATCATATTGACCACTGACGAAGACGATTCACGTCCGGTATATTTATCGGGTAATTTCAACGATTGGCGTACTCAGGACAAGGAATTTATGATGGAAAAAGTAGGTGTAGGCCTGTATCATTATAAGTTCACTCACGATTTTAATTATCCGGAAACCTTATTGTATAAATTTACTAAAGGAGACTGGAGTGATGTAGAAATTGGTATTAACGAAGAACGAACAGAAAATCGTTCTACAACAAAACATACAGGAATTCAAAATGAGCATGTTTATAAATGGAGAAGAAACTGGTTGCCGTTCAAACCTAATTTTTTGCCTCAAATCCAATTAATATCGGATGAGTTTGAAATTCCGCAACTGAATACCACCAGAAAAATTTGGGCTTTATTGCCTCATGATTACGATGCATCGGAAGAAAGCTATCCGGTGATGTATTTGCAGGATGCCCAGAATTTATTCAACGAAAATGCTGAATATGGCAATTGGGAAATTGATAAGAAATTAGCAGTAATGTCTGAATATAAAGTAGGCAAAATTATTGTTATTGCCGTTGAACATGCCGAAGAAGACCGGATAAAAGAATACAATGTTGGTAAAACACTTTTAGGTAAAGGACAAGGAAAAAAATACATTCAGTTTTTAGTTGAAACCTTAAAACCTTATGTGGATAATAATTTCAGAACCAAAAAAGAAAGAGAATTTACCGGAATAGGAGGAAGTTCGATGGGAGCTTTGGTCAGCATTTTTAGCGGTTTAAGGTATCCGGAAGTATTTGGTAAACTGATGATTTTTTCGCCTTCACTTTGGGTTAACCCCAAAATAAAAGTTAAAGATGCAGAAAACTCAGGTGACACTAAAATCTATTTGTATGCCGGAGGAGACGAAAGTGCAACCATGATTGAACATGTGGAAACTTTCAAAACCCGAATACTTGAAAATGAATTTGTTAATGATAAGATGAAAATTAATCTTAGTATTAACAAATTAGGAAAACACAACGAAACCTATTGGAGTGACGAATTCCCTAAGGCAATAGAATGGCTCTTTTTTAACACTAAATAA
- a CDS encoding FAD-dependent oxidoreductase yields MEKEKKEATNWTICLDCKGQGKKSQRLSKKVRLRYQMELEQFEKSNGEGTVPVPPKSHLILCSNCNGSGLIPATSPPIPDKENYPQLAIIGGGIGGVALAVACLHRGIPFTLYERDTNFEARSQGYGLTLQQASKAIEGLGIFSLDEGVISTRHLVHTTEGEVIGEWGVRKWLQSETKNTPKRTNIHITRQSLRLALLEQLGGNGAVTWGHRLINFKATEDGSIDLSFQVNNEIKHSKADLVVGADGIRSSVRNLLISEEITPLRYLDCIVILGICPLHAIESFDNSLLDSATVFQTANGNERIYIMPYTSDSVMWQLSFPMPENEAKSLSAKGSQALKEEACRRTQWHAPIPQIIAATQEAKISGYPVYDRELLNCELLKKGGQVTLIGDAAHPMSPFKGQGANQALLDALSLARTITKECRPLSQWRKSGIRESVLNKFEAEMLTRSAIKVKDSAAAAEFLHSDIVLHKGDEPRGRFLKRKE; encoded by the coding sequence TTGGAAAAAGAAAAAAAGGAAGCTACAAACTGGACTATTTGTTTGGATTGTAAAGGACAAGGCAAAAAAAGCCAAAGACTCAGTAAGAAAGTGCGACTACGTTACCAAATGGAGTTAGAACAATTTGAAAAGTCCAATGGTGAAGGAACGGTTCCTGTTCCTCCTAAAAGTCACTTAATTCTCTGCTCTAATTGCAACGGATCCGGACTAATTCCCGCTACCAGTCCTCCTATTCCTGACAAAGAAAACTATCCACAACTTGCTATTATTGGTGGCGGTATTGGTGGTGTAGCTCTGGCTGTGGCCTGTTTGCATCGTGGTATTCCATTTACGCTTTATGAACGTGATACTAATTTTGAAGCCCGATCTCAGGGTTACGGACTCACTTTGCAACAAGCAAGTAAGGCTATTGAGGGTTTGGGTATTTTTTCTTTAGATGAGGGTGTAATTTCCACCAGACATTTGGTTCATACCACTGAAGGAGAAGTTATTGGTGAATGGGGAGTTAGAAAATGGCTACAATCAGAAACAAAAAACACTCCGAAACGTACCAATATTCACATTACCCGACAATCGCTACGTTTAGCATTATTGGAACAACTCGGTGGAAATGGTGCTGTGACATGGGGACATCGATTGATAAATTTCAAAGCAACCGAAGACGGAAGTATTGATCTCAGTTTTCAGGTAAATAATGAAATAAAACACTCGAAAGCTGATCTTGTAGTGGGGGCTGACGGAATTCGTAGTTCAGTACGCAACTTGTTGATTAGTGAAGAAATTACTCCATTACGCTATTTGGATTGTATAGTGATTTTAGGAATTTGTCCTTTGCATGCTATTGAAAGTTTTGATAATTCTTTATTGGATTCTGCTACGGTATTTCAAACAGCTAATGGTAATGAACGAATCTATATCATGCCTTATACTTCCGATTCGGTGATGTGGCAACTTAGTTTTCCAATGCCGGAAAATGAAGCTAAGTCTTTAAGTGCTAAAGGTTCCCAGGCACTCAAAGAAGAAGCCTGTCGAAGAACACAATGGCATGCTCCTATTCCTCAAATTATAGCCGCAACTCAAGAAGCTAAAATTTCAGGTTATCCGGTGTATGACCGCGAATTACTGAATTGTGAATTATTGAAAAAAGGTGGACAAGTAACATTAATTGGTGATGCAGCTCACCCCATGAGTCCGTTTAAAGGCCAGGGAGCTAATCAGGCATTATTGGATGCACTTTCATTGGCTCGTACCATCACAAAAGAATGCCGTCCATTATCACAATGGAGAAAATCCGGAATTAGAGAAAGTGTACTCAATAAGTTTGAAGCAGAAATGTTAACCCGCTCGGCTATAAAAGTAAAAGATTCAGCAGCTGCTGCCGAGTTTTTGCATTCGGATATTGTACTTCACAAAGGAGATGAGCCTAGAGGCCGTTTTTTGAAGAGAAAAGAATAA
- a CDS encoding leucyl aminopeptidase family protein, protein MKTTNIDSLGKFSGTVLIPVFETAAKNLTSIQFDGVEISPKIFSGKKDTHYIVEKNDTIYIFIGLGKTIDYKSLKTIFRRITFKEKDTFTKNVSLFLPEVFTEEHVEAAISGLYLGTYNLGHYKKKETHPFLNAEFELKNSSGKDYSASISKAIKIARAQLETFALVDLPPNTVTPKYLAQWAQEKGDKYGFDVKILGLEAAKKENLGAFVAVGKGSQNEAQFVIMNYSPKEAVTNLKHVGLVGKGITFDTGGLNIKTAGMVHMKCDMAGGAAVLGAMQLIADLQLPVKVTAIVPCAENSVDSKSFLPSDVIHSYSGNTIEIIDTDAEGRLVLADGLSYLIKNYNPEYIIDIATLTGSSVATFGYECGALFTNNQSIAKKIQEAGESIGERLWPLPLWDDYKKDIESDIADVKNFSGKPVAGAISAAKFLEFFTKEHIAWAHLDIAGVAFGDDEFAKSKHATAYGVHLLTKFIENL, encoded by the coding sequence ATGAAAACGACAAATATTGATAGTTTAGGAAAATTTTCAGGAACAGTTTTAATTCCCGTTTTTGAAACGGCTGCTAAGAATTTGACTTCTATCCAATTTGACGGCGTGGAAATAAGTCCAAAGATTTTTTCAGGAAAAAAAGACACCCATTATATAGTGGAAAAAAACGATACAATCTATATCTTTATTGGGCTGGGAAAAACAATTGATTATAAATCGTTAAAAACAATATTTAGGAGAATTACATTTAAAGAAAAAGACACATTTACCAAGAATGTGTCTTTATTTTTACCGGAAGTTTTTACTGAAGAGCATGTAGAAGCTGCTATTTCCGGATTGTATTTAGGAACCTATAATCTGGGACATTATAAAAAAAAGGAAACACATCCGTTTTTAAATGCGGAATTTGAACTCAAAAACTCTTCTGGTAAAGATTATTCAGCATCAATTAGTAAGGCTATAAAAATTGCGCGAGCACAACTGGAAACTTTTGCACTGGTAGATTTACCTCCCAATACAGTTACTCCAAAGTATTTAGCGCAATGGGCACAAGAAAAAGGAGATAAATACGGTTTTGATGTCAAAATATTAGGATTAGAAGCTGCTAAAAAAGAAAATTTAGGTGCTTTTGTGGCCGTTGGAAAAGGCAGCCAAAATGAAGCTCAATTTGTAATCATGAATTACAGTCCTAAAGAAGCTGTTACTAATTTAAAACATGTTGGTTTAGTAGGCAAAGGAATCACATTTGATACTGGAGGATTGAATATCAAAACGGCAGGAATGGTGCACATGAAATGTGATATGGCCGGTGGAGCTGCTGTTTTAGGAGCCATGCAATTGATTGCCGATTTACAATTGCCCGTAAAGGTTACTGCGATTGTTCCTTGTGCTGAAAATTCTGTCGATAGTAAGTCTTTTTTACCAAGTGATGTCATTCATAGTTACAGCGGAAATACAATTGAAATAATCGATACCGATGCCGAAGGCCGATTAGTTTTAGCCGATGGATTATCCTATTTAATTAAGAATTACAATCCCGAATATATTATAGACATTGCCACACTTACAGGAAGTAGTGTCGCTACTTTTGGATACGAATGTGGCGCTTTGTTTACCAATAATCAATCTATTGCTAAAAAAATACAGGAAGCAGGAGAGTCAATTGGCGAACGTTTATGGCCTTTACCTTTGTGGGATGATTATAAAAAAGACATTGAAAGCGATATTGCCGACGTTAAAAATTTCAGTGGAAAACCGGTAGCCGGAGCCATCAGTGCAGCTAAGTTTTTAGAGTTTTTTACTAAAGAACATATCGCCTGGGCGCACTTAGATATAGCTGGCGTAGCCTTTGGTGATGACGAATTTGCAAAAAGTAAACATGCAACTGCTTATGGTGTACATTTATTGACTAAATTCATAGAAAATTTATGA